One Pleurocapsa sp. PCC 7327 DNA segment encodes these proteins:
- a CDS encoding succinyl-CoA synthetase subunit alpha — protein MQWMPDSKVLIQGIATPLGSHYAARMKAYGTNVVAGVSVGRGGQQANEIPIFDLVEEAIGEVGEIEISLIFVDAYEVLDAALEAIAARIKRIIIVTCGVPPLDMVSLLAKARATNTFILGSGSQGLIIPDKLWLGICEPHFYTPGNIGLISRIDSLSDEVALCLTQAGLGQSIAVSLGTDGIIGANFEQWLQILEEDNSTEAIVLLGQPDGSTKIAAANYIASAMKKPVIAYIAGLQAPVERSFGDATTIVATQLSQASPATSAEKQTIAALKQAKVNIAKRPSEIPKLVQTILK, from the coding sequence ATGCAGTGGATGCCAGACAGTAAAGTTCTTATACAGGGAATTGCCACTCCCTTAGGGTCGCATTATGCAGCCCGAATGAAAGCTTATGGGACGAACGTTGTGGCTGGGGTTAGCGTTGGTCGGGGAGGACAGCAGGCGAATGAGATCCCCATTTTCGATTTGGTCGAGGAAGCCATTGGTGAAGTTGGAGAAATCGAGATAAGTCTTATTTTTGTCGATGCCTACGAGGTTCTAGATGCTGCTTTAGAAGCGATCGCAGCTCGAATCAAGCGAATTATTATTGTGACTTGCGGCGTTCCTCCCCTAGACATGGTTTCTCTGCTCGCAAAAGCACGGGCAACTAACACCTTCATTCTCGGTTCGGGCAGTCAGGGACTGATTATTCCTGACAAACTCTGGTTGGGCATTTGCGAACCCCACTTTTATACGCCCGGTAATATAGGATTGATTAGTCGAATCGACAGCCTCAGCGACGAAGTTGCCCTCTGCCTTACCCAAGCCGGACTCGGACAGTCTATTGCCGTTAGTCTGGGAACGGATGGGATTATTGGCGCGAATTTCGAGCAATGGCTGCAAATTTTGGAAGAAGATAACAGTACCGAAGCGATCGTTCTTCTCGGACAACCGGACGGCAGTACCAAAATTGCGGCGGCTAACTACATTGCTTCTGCCATGAAAAAACCCGTCATTGCCTACATTGCCGGACTTCAGGCTCCAGTAGAAAGAAGCTTTGGCGATGCAACGACAATTGTTGCTACTCAGCTATCCCAAGCTTCTCCAGCAACTAGCGCCGAGAAACAAACCATTGCCGCTCTCAAACAAGCAAAAGTTAATATCGCTAAGCGTCCTTCTGAAATTCCAAAACTGGTGCAAACAATCCTTAAGTAA
- a CDS encoding ATP-grasp domain-containing protein, with amino-acid sequence MDLLEYQAKELFHQIGIPILPSQTIADPSELKRLQIRYPVVLKSQVRAGGRGRAGGIRFVENTIDAIAAARTIFNLPIMGEYPEVILAEARYDAQQEFFLAVLLDYQLKRPVLLGSTRGGIDLDTLLEHMQKVVIDEEFSPFYARRLAIKMGLRGALIQSVSAIIEKIYHLFSEKDLDLVEINPLGVSADGELMALDGKITVNDSAIKRHLDIERLTVSKKQASQKPSSELEVPSSTVEIPEPRWLDRIDEKGNIGILSNSLGLAMATWDLIVQDKGKPACCLIVGEATNGKCLPDGTLTQELGEAIELALEVKGLKVVLVNLLGSAEAIEMLGQALADYLQPHIGQTAERTSEERAPRATSAVSPRRLRSLQSRSGKSQANEPPQFVIRLGTGEIASVKERLTTMPVFLTDDLDDAIAQTLSIAKSK; translated from the coding sequence ATGGATTTACTCGAATATCAAGCCAAAGAATTATTTCATCAGATCGGCATTCCCATTTTGCCATCGCAAACGATCGCCGACCCCAGCGAACTGAAACGGTTGCAAATTCGCTATCCAGTCGTTCTCAAATCCCAGGTTCGAGCAGGAGGCAGGGGAAGGGCAGGCGGTATCCGCTTCGTAGAAAATACGATCGACGCGATCGCGGCAGCGCGAACCATTTTTAATTTGCCTATTATGGGAGAATACCCCGAAGTCATCCTGGCAGAAGCTCGCTACGATGCCCAACAGGAATTTTTTCTGGCCGTGTTGCTCGACTATCAGCTAAAACGCCCCGTATTGCTCGGTTCGACCAGGGGAGGAATCGATCTCGACACCTTACTGGAGCACATGCAAAAAGTCGTTATCGACGAAGAATTTTCCCCATTCTACGCGCGGCGGTTGGCGATTAAAATGGGACTCCGAGGCGCGTTAATCCAGTCTGTCAGCGCGATTATCGAGAAGATTTACCATCTCTTTAGCGAAAAAGATTTGGATCTGGTAGAGATAAATCCGCTAGGAGTCAGTGCTGACGGGGAACTCATGGCTCTCGATGGCAAAATTACCGTCAATGATAGTGCCATCAAACGCCATTTAGATATCGAAAGGCTGACTGTCTCGAAAAAACAGGCTTCCCAAAAGCCTTCTAGCGAATTGGAAGTGCCTTCATCTACAGTTGAGATCCCAGAACCTCGATGGCTAGATCGGATCGACGAAAAGGGAAATATCGGGATTCTCTCCAATAGCTTGGGGCTAGCCATGGCAACTTGGGATTTAATCGTTCAAGATAAAGGCAAACCCGCTTGCTGCCTAATCGTGGGCGAGGCAACCAACGGCAAATGTCTGCCCGATGGAACTTTAACTCAAGAATTAGGAGAGGCAATAGAGCTGGCATTAGAGGTAAAAGGACTCAAAGTGGTGTTAGTAAATCTGTTAGGCAGTGCCGAAGCAATAGAAATGTTAGGACAAGCGCTCGCCGATTATTTACAACCGCACATCGGACAAACCGCAGAGCGGACGAGCGAAGAGAGAGCGCCAAGAGCCACAAGCGCAGTGTCTCCAAGACGATTGCGGAGCCTTCAGTCGCGTTCGGGCAAGTCACAAGCGAACGAACCCCCTCAATTTGTCATCCGCCTTGGCACAGGAGAGATCGCATCGGTTAAAGAACGCCTAACTACTATGCCCGTCTTCTTGACAGATGACTTAGATGACGCGATCGCGCAGACGCTCTCCATAGCCAAATCGAAATAA
- a CDS encoding O-antigen ligase: MKSPIEVAETCFVIVSLLLFTGGILKVLQLADVDQNALSPDVSSPIEQVIFLAIQGISLLLVLGRWKLVVSQLLKTDKLILFLLVSLLSLILLSALWSRFPIVTLRRCLALWGTTIFGIYFATRYSFKEQLKILLYTFGLAIFLSFLFAIALPRFGMMSGLHEGAWRGIYLHKNGLGSMMTLSSMLFLVSLKSGKSGRITKWLGLIFSFLLVLLSSSKSALVTFVCLFVILHMCSALRWYYDLVIPGLIGGVGVVTSIGIWLIDNFDNLLRAMGKDPTLTGRTDMWPLIWESILARPWLGYGYSGFWQGFDSDAAYVWYALGWEPTHPHNGLLELLLIFGVIGMSIYILLFLASFVRSLFWIRITRDARYFWLLIFLSYTILTNLAETRVLEYNSITWVLYIATILAQPDSFDIVFKKHSG; this comes from the coding sequence ATGAAATCCCCGATCGAGGTTGCTGAAACCTGTTTCGTTATTGTTTCTCTACTTCTTTTTACTGGAGGAATCCTTAAGGTCTTACAGTTAGCCGATGTAGATCAAAACGCTCTCTCGCCAGATGTTTCTAGCCCCATAGAGCAAGTAATTTTCCTAGCAATTCAGGGAATATCGCTCTTATTAGTTCTTGGGCGCTGGAAGCTGGTTGTAAGTCAGTTACTCAAAACAGACAAATTAATTTTATTCCTATTAGTTAGCCTCCTATCGCTTATTCTCCTCTCCGCTCTTTGGTCTAGATTTCCAATCGTTACTCTGCGTCGCTGCCTTGCTCTATGGGGAACGACTATTTTTGGCATCTACTTTGCTACTCGTTATAGCTTTAAAGAGCAGTTAAAGATTTTATTATATACATTTGGCTTGGCAATCTTTCTCAGTTTTTTGTTTGCGATCGCCTTGCCAAGATTCGGAATGATGAGCGGACTGCATGAAGGCGCGTGGCGAGGTATTTATTTACATAAAAATGGGCTGGGTTCTATGATGACCTTAAGTTCCATGCTATTTTTAGTTTCTCTTAAAAGCGGCAAGTCTGGACGGATCACTAAATGGCTGGGCTTGATTTTTTCCTTTCTTTTAGTATTGCTTTCAAGCTCAAAAAGTGCGCTAGTGACTTTTGTTTGTTTGTTCGTTATTTTACATATGTGTAGCGCTTTAAGATGGTATTATGACTTAGTGATTCCTGGGTTAATTGGGGGAGTAGGAGTCGTTACCAGTATAGGAATATGGTTGATAGATAATTTCGACAACTTACTGAGGGCAATGGGAAAAGATCCGACCTTAACTGGTCGCACGGATATGTGGCCTTTGATCTGGGAAAGCATTCTAGCACGCCCTTGGTTAGGCTATGGATACAGCGGTTTTTGGCAAGGATTTGATAGCGATGCAGCCTACGTCTGGTATGCTCTCGGTTGGGAACCAACTCATCCTCATAATGGACTGCTGGAATTGTTGCTAATTTTCGGCGTTATCGGAATGTCAATCTATATACTTTTGTTTCTTGCTAGCTTTGTACGCTCTCTGTTCTGGATTCGTATTACTCGCGATGCTAGATATTTTTGGCTTTTAATATTTCTGAGCTATACAATCTTAACCAACCTAGCCGAGACGAGAGTTTTAGAATATAACAGCATTACTTGGGTCTTGTATATCGCAACTATATTAGCGCAACCAGATAGTTTCGATATAGTTTTCAAAAAACATAGCGGGTAA
- a CDS encoding endo-1,4-beta-xylanase produces MSIRRLATRRNFLLGLGTLAGASIAVAGKSTSTYVKNLIHTSRYESRDFATVGNAPLRDRAAAKGLIYGAVGDYLPLSSDKNYATSFARECGMLVSGELKWYFIRPTPDSFDFTKSDWVAKFARVSSMHFRGHTLVWHISLPDWFEETVNRQNAEGFLVEHIKTVVGHYAGQIHSWDVLNEAIEPNDGRPDSLRKTPWLEFLGEDYLDLVFRVAAETDPQALLVYNDFGMDYDNPRDEARRIAILKLLERLKSKGTPVHALGIQAHLWADATDFNPKKLRDFLSQVASLGLKILITELDVADHRLPPDIKLRDRVVAGVYEDYLSTVLDEPAVIAIITWGLSDRYSWMPEYHPRPDGLPLRPHPLDKHFKPKLAWNAMARAFDRAPQR; encoded by the coding sequence ATGTCTATTAGACGACTGGCAACGAGGCGAAACTTTCTCTTGGGTCTTGGTACCTTGGCAGGAGCGAGCATTGCAGTAGCGGGAAAATCTACCTCTACATACGTGAAGAACCTGATTCATACGAGTCGATATGAGTCGAGAGACTTTGCAACGGTTGGAAATGCCCCTCTGCGCGATCGCGCGGCGGCTAAAGGCTTAATTTACGGCGCGGTAGGAGATTATTTGCCGCTGTCGTCTGATAAAAACTATGCAACCAGTTTTGCGCGAGAGTGTGGCATGCTCGTATCGGGGGAACTGAAATGGTATTTCATCCGTCCCACGCCCGATAGTTTTGATTTTACTAAAAGCGATTGGGTCGCTAAATTTGCTCGTGTTAGTAGCATGCATTTTCGCGGTCATACCCTAGTCTGGCATATTTCCTTGCCCGACTGGTTTGAAGAGACAGTTAACCGTCAAAATGCCGAGGGATTTTTAGTCGAGCACATTAAAACGGTAGTCGGACATTATGCCGGACAAATACATTCCTGGGACGTACTCAACGAAGCGATCGAACCCAACGACGGACGACCCGACAGTTTGCGCAAAACGCCATGGCTGGAATTTCTAGGCGAAGATTACCTCGATCTGGTCTTCCGCGTCGCTGCCGAAACCGACCCACAAGCACTCTTAGTCTATAACGATTTTGGGATGGACTACGACAATCCCAGAGATGAGGCGAGGAGAATTGCTATTTTGAAGCTATTAGAGCGTTTAAAATCGAAAGGAACGCCAGTCCATGCCCTAGGGATTCAAGCTCATCTGTGGGCTGATGCAACGGATTTTAACCCCAAAAAACTGCGCGATTTCTTAAGTCAGGTCGCCAGTCTGGGTTTGAAAATCTTGATTACAGAACTAGACGTAGCAGACCACAGATTGCCCCCAGATATAAAGCTGCGCGATCGCGTCGTTGCTGGAGTCTATGAAGATTATCTCTCAACCGTACTCGACGAGCCAGCCGTTATTGCCATTATCACATGGGGATTGAGCGATCGCTATAGCTGGATGCCTGAATATCACCCTCGCCCGGATGGTCTCCCCTTGCGTCCCCATCCCTTGGACAAACACTTCAAACCCAAACTAGCATGGAATGCCATGGCTCGTGCTTTCGATCGCGCCCCGCAGCGCTGA
- a CDS encoding 4'-phosphopantetheinyl transferase superfamily protein — MTEEVHLWWVNLDLSADKIEELAQILSADEKARAQRFYFQQHRHRFIVARGTLRTILGHYLAIAPNRLEFEYSSRGKPKLAESLGGNEMHFNLSHSQDLALYGFTRDRAIGVDLEYMRPIADAQKIAQRFFSARESAIIDALPDSEKLIAFFRGWTAKEAYLKATGDGLAGSLDRVEVSFAPNEPMRLLAIDGDVQAAARWHLHAIVPAANYIATIAVEGQSNSQLTIRNWQFLSNL, encoded by the coding sequence ATGACAGAAGAAGTTCACCTTTGGTGGGTAAATCTAGACTTGAGCGCAGACAAGATTGAAGAACTCGCCCAAATCCTCTCGGCAGACGAAAAAGCTAGGGCACAGCGATTTTATTTCCAGCAACATCGGCATCGTTTTATTGTTGCTCGCGGCACGCTCAGAACGATTTTAGGGCATTATTTGGCGATCGCACCCAATCGGCTCGAATTTGAGTATAGTTCTCGCGGCAAACCCAAATTAGCCGAAAGCTTGGGCGGTAATGAGATGCACTTCAATTTGTCCCACTCGCAAGACTTGGCTTTATATGGATTTACGCGCGATCGCGCTATCGGCGTAGATTTGGAATATATGCGTCCGATCGCTGACGCTCAAAAGATCGCTCAACGCTTTTTTTCAGCGCGGGAATCGGCGATTATTGACGCTTTGCCAGACTCAGAAAAGCTAATAGCCTTCTTTCGCGGTTGGACGGCAAAGGAAGCTTATTTAAAAGCGACTGGCGACGGGTTGGCAGGTTCTTTAGATCGGGTAGAAGTTTCCTTCGCGCCCAACGAACCGATGCGTTTGCTCGCTATCGACGGCGACGTGCAAGCGGCAGCCCGATGGCATTTGCATGCGATCGTTCCTGCTGCCAATTATATCGCTACCATAGCGGTAGAAGGTCAATCCAATTCGCAATTGACAATTCGCAATTGGCAATTTTTATCCAACTTGTAG
- a CDS encoding type IV pilin protein, protein MNSQFKANLLKVLANKKSNKGFTLIELLVVVIIIGVLAAVALPNLLGQVGKARETEGKNGIGTINRAQQAYHFEKQSFASALTDANLASNNILGVTVDSQYYSFSTNAGDAASVTQQAASTDAPKNGTRSYAGGVGFSSTSGVYANVVCQSDQITNTAPSVTAAATPVCPSGSTALK, encoded by the coding sequence ATGAATTCTCAATTCAAAGCCAACTTACTCAAAGTTTTAGCTAACAAAAAATCTAACAAAGGTTTCACTCTTATTGAATTATTAGTTGTTGTAATTATCATCGGCGTACTGGCTGCTGTTGCTCTGCCTAACCTCCTCGGTCAAGTTGGTAAAGCTAGAGAAACTGAAGGTAAGAATGGCATCGGTACTATTAACCGCGCTCAGCAAGCTTATCACTTTGAAAAGCAATCTTTTGCTTCAGCACTTACTGATGCTAACTTAGCATCTAACAATATTCTGGGTGTAACCGTTGATAGTCAATATTACAGCTTCTCAACCAATGCAGGTGACGCTGCTAGCGTTACTCAACAAGCAGCTTCCACGGATGCTCCTAAGAATGGGACTCGCAGTTATGCTGGTGGTGTAGGCTTTAGCAGTACCTCTGGAGTTTACGCAAACGTTGTTTGTCAATCTGACCAAATCACTAACACTGCACCTTCAGTTACTGCTGCTGCGACTCCCGTTTGTCCCTCTGGAAGCACTGCGCTTAAGTAA
- a CDS encoding type IV pilin-like G/H family protein: MSYTKIKIDLRSLKYFLCNRDRDRGFTLIELLVVIIIIGILVAVSLPNFITQIGKSRETEAKNNLGAIARSQQAYHFEKQTFANDLSYLTINGSFASKYYDLPNPSIANSAIVKHQATALNPNSDRVRNYAIGVYHNAGLFNTFFCQSLDVGVTVDVPDTTSGVCTNNGIRLE, from the coding sequence ATGAGTTACACTAAAATTAAGATCGATCTACGATCGCTAAAATATTTCTTGTGTAATAGAGATCGCGATCGGGGATTTACTCTCATAGAACTTTTAGTTGTGATAATTATTATAGGAATTCTAGTTGCAGTCAGTCTTCCTAACTTTATCACTCAAATCGGTAAGTCTAGAGAAACTGAGGCTAAAAATAATCTCGGTGCTATTGCTCGTTCTCAACAAGCCTATCACTTCGAGAAACAAACTTTTGCTAACGATCTAAGTTATTTAACTATTAATGGAAGTTTTGCCTCGAAATACTATGACTTACCAAACCCTTCAATAGCTAATAGCGCAATCGTGAAGCATCAGGCAACTGCACTCAATCCTAATAGCGATCGCGTTAGAAATTATGCAATAGGAGTATATCATAATGCTGGTTTATTTAATACTTTCTTTTGCCAAAGTCTAGATGTTGGCGTAACCGTTGATGTACCCGATACAACTAGCGGAGTTTGTACCAACAACGGGATTAGATTAGAGTAA
- a CDS encoding DUF5615 family PIN-like protein — protein MRFLANENLPLPSINLLRNARYDVVSISEESPGIEDAEVLNRATREQRIILTFDRDYGTLIYQRGMAAPWGIIYFRYQPLTPYEPAEQLLQLLGQASLSFEGRFTVLEREQLRQRLL, from the coding sequence ATGCGGTTTTTAGCCAATGAAAATCTGCCTTTGCCTAGTATAAATCTTTTGCGCAATGCCAGATATGATGTCGTATCAATTAGTGAAGAATCACCTGGAATAGAAGATGCCGAAGTTTTAAATCGTGCTACTCGCGAGCAGAGAATTATATTGACTTTTGATAGAGATTATGGAACGTTAATTTATCAAAGAGGAATGGCTGCACCTTGGGGAATAATTTACTTTCGCTATCAGCCCCTAACTCCATACGAACCAGCCGAACAATTACTACAATTATTAGGTCAAGCTAGTTTATCTTTTGAGGGAAGATTTACTGTGTTAGAGCGCGAGCAATTGCGTCAGCGTCTACTCTAG
- a CDS encoding DUF433 domain-containing protein has protein sequence MLLILIYLRVWQWIGKPVIKGTRLSVEFLLGLFAVGWTEQQLLESYPNLTPESLRAVFAFAAECMREEILYNIPLSSEAS, from the coding sequence ATATTACTAATACTGATTTATTTAAGGGTTTGGCAATGGATAGGTAAACCTGTTATTAAAGGAACTCGCTTATCTGTAGAATTTTTACTCGGTCTTTTTGCCGTAGGCTGGACAGAACAACAACTGTTAGAAAGCTATCCTAATCTTACACCTGAATCTTTAAGAGCAGTTTTTGCATTTGCTGCTGAATGTATGCGGGAGGAAATACTATACAATATTCCGCTATCTTCTGAGGCAAGTTGA
- a CDS encoding flagellar accessory protein FlaC translates to MSVTIESDLKEIFAKFDQKLDKLEQKIDKVEQKIDNVAKDVSELKVSVARTEAELRGDIKALNESVARTEAQLKGDINRTEAGLKGDLKALDEKVDGTKAELKGDLKALDEKVDGLSKRLETTEFVNRGILIGLIVAILGSLAKLFGWVGNP, encoded by the coding sequence ATGAGCGTAACGATTGAATCAGATTTAAAAGAAATTTTTGCTAAGTTCGATCAAAAGTTAGATAAATTAGAGCAGAAGATAGATAAAGTAGAACAAAAGATAGATAATGTTGCCAAAGATGTTAGCGAGTTGAAAGTCTCTGTAGCCAGGACAGAAGCCGAACTAAGAGGAGATATCAAGGCTCTCAATGAATCTGTTGCTAGGACTGAAGCACAATTAAAAGGAGATATTAATAGGACTGAAGCCGGATTAAAAGGAGATCTCAAAGCGCTCGATGAAAAGGTAGATGGGACTAAAGCAGAATTAAAAGGAGATCTCAAAGCGCTCGATGAAAAAGTAGATGGCTTGAGCAAACGACTCGAAACAACCGAATTTGTCAATCGCGGGATTTTGATTGGTCTGATTGTTGCTATCTTAGGTAGTTTGGCGAAGTTGTTTGGTTGGGTTGGCAATCCGTAG
- a CDS encoding O-antigen ligase family protein: MDINVSTSDPSPLSLTWRGQWLGWLGLAILVFFTWLPYSYELMVSSPWIAIWQLGFLLLGVWAIWMLRQFQLPFKPLGHGLDWALGLIAIALFLSTLFCQFRQLALWNVSLVVGYGLLLYILRNWLGNGGLTITRLWIGVSLIGVVTSIISLIVWYPEWASGAPRNQFPMGHPNFVAGYLLLILPLTIALALSRQGWQRIGALAASLPLGVVLYTTSSRGGFLGLLILGLMGMVLFTVRGRGKQRWQRLAGCSALLILIAFILLSNPRVRQIVQVPSIASHSPAVQVRIDGESRDRIFMWQASLNIFKAKPLFGVGPGNMARVYNLYRPIEVGTGASHVQQLHNTPLQILGELGLVGFSAFLFLIGCLGYLWYKLYKKLSKPNERYLLYGIGGGLLAYGASSLTDYQLENIAISGSLVVLIVMLVGLADDFQLSQLNKLRSSRRRWLSLGGITVLVLIFLLWFPVTWAMKLASEADSLFIRGNLEKAYNQLSIATNLVPWDPIYNLLTGFQLLQVREGIKDAQLSKELSEMILQQFQKAVDAAPYDAYFNHNLGLLYHEQNQSDRAQIYLSRATQLLPRLSYYTYYLLGLEYLKQQETEKAINALALSGLINPEILTREIWNQSPLVSLKDSVVEKTISFSKNIWTQLSTNAPEYNQIYENIVLLQWWERKPIKNLDFNRLQPVSQALLLAENSSQKALNILNKNLEFNPKSRVLLLLRAWLEPQQYLNSYLENASDLNAEEQKQVREHIFEQRNLRSWLSSVRQKSQAVYRNALTLPYRNLKASEVAFGLSSQEEDVNLLVLMLGLFPDYPQVLLPLDRLINQIRTEQLNLPHPIDNNFQLETKIVGNRRY, from the coding sequence ATGGATATTAACGTTTCTACCTCCGATCCTTCTCCTCTATCCCTTACATGGCGCGGTCAGTGGTTAGGCTGGCTTGGTCTAGCGATTTTAGTATTCTTTACTTGGCTGCCCTATAGCTACGAACTAATGGTTTCTTCGCCCTGGATAGCTATCTGGCAGCTTGGATTTTTGCTGCTAGGGGTATGGGCTATATGGATGCTGCGTCAATTTCAACTGCCGTTTAAACCGCTAGGGCATGGGTTGGACTGGGCATTAGGGTTAATCGCGATCGCGCTATTTCTCTCCACTTTATTTTGCCAATTCCGTCAACTAGCCCTCTGGAATGTCTCTCTTGTGGTTGGCTATGGGTTATTACTCTACATTCTGCGCAATTGGCTAGGAAATGGTGGATTAACCATAACGCGCTTATGGATAGGAGTTTCTTTGATTGGGGTGGTGACGAGTATCATTAGCCTCATCGTTTGGTACCCAGAATGGGCATCTGGTGCCCCTCGCAATCAATTTCCGATGGGACACCCTAACTTTGTAGCAGGCTATTTACTACTTATTCTGCCCTTAACCATTGCCTTAGCCCTATCTCGCCAGGGATGGCAGCGAATCGGGGCATTAGCCGCCAGTCTCCCGTTAGGAGTCGTCCTTTACACCACCAGTTCGCGGGGAGGATTTTTAGGGCTACTGATTTTGGGACTAATGGGAATGGTCTTGTTTACTGTTCGGGGTCGAGGAAAGCAGCGATGGCAACGCCTTGCAGGTTGTAGTGCATTACTGATTCTGATTGCCTTCATTTTACTCAGCAATCCGAGAGTTCGGCAGATCGTACAAGTTCCTTCGATCGCCTCTCATTCTCCAGCCGTTCAAGTGAGAATTGATGGCGAAAGCCGCGATCGCATATTTATGTGGCAGGCTAGCTTAAATATTTTCAAAGCAAAGCCACTTTTCGGTGTCGGGCCCGGCAATATGGCACGAGTATACAACCTCTATCGTCCTATTGAAGTAGGAACGGGTGCATCCCACGTACAGCAACTTCACAATACCCCTCTCCAAATTCTAGGAGAATTAGGGTTAGTTGGTTTCTCAGCTTTTTTATTCTTAATTGGTTGTTTGGGCTACTTATGGTACAAGTTATATAAAAAATTATCTAAACCAAACGAACGTTATTTACTCTATGGTATTGGCGGCGGGTTGTTAGCCTATGGTGCATCTAGTCTCACCGATTATCAACTAGAAAATATTGCCATTAGTGGCAGTTTAGTCGTGCTAATTGTGATGCTTGTTGGACTGGCAGACGATTTTCAATTATCTCAATTAAATAAGCTTCGGAGTTCTCGCCGTCGCTGGCTAAGTTTGGGAGGTATTACTGTTTTGGTATTAATTTTCTTACTCTGGTTTCCCGTCACTTGGGCAATGAAGTTGGCTTCAGAGGCAGATAGTCTTTTTATAAGAGGCAATCTCGAAAAAGCTTATAACCAACTATCTATTGCTACTAATCTCGTTCCTTGGGATCCCATTTATAACCTATTAACAGGATTTCAGCTTTTGCAAGTAAGAGAAGGGATTAAAGACGCGCAACTCTCAAAAGAGTTATCGGAAATGATATTACAGCAATTTCAAAAAGCAGTAGATGCAGCTCCCTACGATGCTTATTTTAATCATAATTTAGGACTACTTTATCACGAGCAGAACCAGAGCGATCGCGCCCAAATATATTTAAGTCGAGCAACCCAATTATTGCCTCGGCTTAGTTATTATACTTACTATTTACTCGGTCTAGAATATTTAAAACAGCAAGAAACCGAAAAAGCGATAAATGCTTTAGCGCTCAGTGGATTAATTAATCCAGAAATTTTAACCAGAGAGATATGGAATCAATCCCCTCTTGTGAGCCTAAAAGATTCTGTTGTTGAGAAAACGATTAGTTTTTCCAAAAATATTTGGACACAACTTTCCACGAACGCACCCGAATATAATCAAATATATGAAAATATTGTGCTTTTGCAGTGGTGGGAGCGAAAGCCGATAAAAAATCTAGATTTTAATCGACTGCAACCTGTTTCACAAGCATTATTATTGGCAGAAAATTCATCACAAAAAGCTCTAAATATTCTCAATAAAAATCTTGAATTCAATCCCAAAAGTCGTGTTTTATTACTGCTACGTGCCTGGCTCGAACCGCAACAGTACTTAAATAGTTATTTAGAGAATGCTTCCGATCTTAATGCAGAAGAACAAAAGCAAGTTAGAGAACATATTTTCGAGCAAAGAAATTTAAGAAGCTGGCTATCTTCTGTCCGCCAAAAAAGTCAGGCAGTATATAGAAATGCTTTAACATTACCTTATAGAAATTTAAAAGCATCTGAGGTAGCCTTTGGACTCTCTTCCCAAGAAGAAGATGTAAATTTACTCGTATTGATGTTAGGTTTATTCCCCGATTATCCTCAAGTTTTACTACCCTTGGATCGACTTATTAATCAAATTAGAACTGAGCAATTAAATCTTCCCCATCCAATTGATAATAACTTTCAGCTTGAAACAAAAATTGTTGGAAATAGAAGATATTAA